The Cellulosilyticum sp. I15G10I2 genome contains the following window.
TACTTTTTGTTTAAATAAAGTTAGTGGTGCCATTTCGATCCTCCTTATTGCTATTTCTAGGCTGGTTTATTGTAGTTAAGTGATAAATTTGACGGTCTTTCTTTTCTTAATCTCCTATATAAAGTCCGCTTGGCAGTCAGGGGATATCTTTTGCCTCTCCCGCCTCCCCACTGCCAAACCCGAGCCTGGTCAAAAGACATCCCCTGACTACCTCTCTAGTCTTCTTCAATTGTAGATCTATTAGATAAAATAAGACAAAATTTATAGTTCTAGTTGCAGAATTAGATTAAATATCGTCTATCTACATTACTTTAAATCTTCGTATTTCAATAGTACTTAATCTCTTAATTTCTATGCCCTAATTTCTTTTTTAAAAGCTAGTAATATTTTTATCACCTTAAAGTTTAAGATGAATAGCGAGACTGGCTGGGTTGTTTTCAATTCTACCTTGATTTGGTTGTGACAGACTGTCTGAAGTCTAACTTCTACCTAGGTGTTCGAAAATGTAGCAGAGGGAGATTTTAGGGTTCGGAAGTTGCCTCTGGAGTATTTCGTGAAGAAAATCTTAGCAGTTTATTCAAATGGTACTTAGCTCGCACTGTTTGAGCGTATGCGAGTTTGCGGCGTTCATTTGAAGAAAGTGCTTAGATTTTTAGAAATACGCAAGTGAGCAACTGGAGAACCCTAAAATTCCCCTGCGGACCCTTTTAAAGTTTTACTTCAACGCAATGCTGATATTACCAGCTGCAAGCTCCTTATAAACATCCTCTATTTTAGCACGATCTTCATCTAAAAGACCTTCAGCTCCTGGTAACCATCCAGCAAGATAGATTACACCTTGAGCTGCCCCCATTTTTATAACCTCTGTACCAAACTTACCATCTAGGTATGCTTGATAGGCACTTTCATACGCTATAGATGTATCTTTAACAACTTCTACAATAAGGGCTCCTGGTGCCATTTCTGCCTGACCAAGACCTGATGCGATTGCTTTTACTTTACCCTCTTCTGCTGCTTCTAAAACACCAAGACCAGATTGATTTGCCATAGGTGCAATAGCATCAACACCTGCTTCAATCATAGCTTTTGCTGTTTCTTTAGCCTTATTAACATCATCCATACTGCCAGTTACTGCAATATTAACTTTAACTGAAGGATCAACATAACCTGCACCTTGTTCAAATCCTTTACTGCCGTTAATGATTGGTGTAATTTCAAGTCCACCTACAAAACCAACTTGTTTGCTCTTAGTCGCTACCGCTGCGATTGCTCCCATCATAAAGCCTTGTTCTTCATCAGCGATTTGGATGCTTATTACATTATCAACTGCAACACCGCCATTGATGATAACAAACTGTGTCTCAGGAAAATCCTTAGAAACTTCTAGGGTTACATCTTTATAGCTGTTAGTGGCAAGAAAAATAACATCATAACCTTCTGTCGCATATGTACGAATACTATCAGCCAGCGAAGATACTGGTACATTTTCTTGATAAGAAATTTCTGCACCCATTTCTTCAATCTTTTTAATACCTTTATAAGCTGTTGCATTCCAGCTCATATCACTAATAGGACCTTCCATAATTAAAGCGACACGTTTAGGTGACGTACTTTCTTCTGCTGGTGTTTCGACTGCTGGTGCTGCAGCTTCTGCTACCTTTGGAGCCTCTTCTTTTACAGGCGTACTTGCACATCCCGCTAATGCTCCCATCATCATAACCATAGATAATAATAATCCTGCTTTTTTAACTAAACCTTTTTTCATAACATTTCCTCCTTATATTTTGGTTTTTTATATTTGCCCTAATTTTTTAGTTTAGAGAAATTTTCAGTTATACTGGCTTAAAAAATAAAAAGCACCTACTAAAATAGGTGCTGTTAAACAGCCCGTATTTTAGCAGATGCAACTTCGTTGTCGCTAATATTATTTTTAAAAGCTAATTATTTTCAACAAACCAATTATTTCCTCACACTAAAATTGTTTAGTGAAATTAAAATTTATTATAGGAGATACTTGTAATAAAGTCAAGTTAAATTTTCTTTTTTATAATTTAAACCTGCTAATTATAGTCTGCATGTTTTGTGCAAGATCTGCAAGTCCTTCACTGGCACTAGCTATCTCCTCCATAGAAGCTGTCTGTTCTTCAACAGACGCTGATACTTCTTGGGTTGAAACAGAATTTTCTTCTGCTATAGCGGATAAATTTTGTATGGTACTTAGTATTTCATCCTTCATTTTATCCATCTGTTTACTAGAATTATTAAGTTTTTTTACTAATTGTTCTGATGCTTGTATGGCCTCAGATATACTCATATATTTATTTTTACTATTCTCCACACGATCTTGTTGTTCATTTAAAATAACTGATACATTTTCCATAATTTCTACAGAAGCCTTTGAATTATTTTGAAGTTCACGCACCACTTCATCAATTGCTTTAGTTGATATAGTAGACTGTTCTGCAAGCTTTCTGATTTCTTCTGCAACTACTGCAAATCCTCTTCCTGCTTCTCCAGCTCTTGCAGCTTCAATAGCGGCATTTAGGGCTAGTAAATTGGTTTGATCAGCTATAAAACCAATAACTGTACTTGCTTCTCCAATTTTATTTACGCTGTCATTTGTTTTAATAATACCCTGCTGTACCTTGTGAGTTGCTTCTCTGCTTTCACCTGAAATCTTGGCTAGTTTTTCAATCTCTCCTAGCCCCTCATCAATAGCCTCACCCACTTTTTGAGAGGCACTACTAAGATTCTGTATATAAGTTAGATCTGTTTCTATTGCCTCACCAAGTTTCATAGCCTTTGAAGCACCTTCTTCTGTATTTTGAGCTTGCTCGGAAGCGCCTCTTGCAATCTCTTCTACTGCTTTTGATACTTGCTCTGCAGCATGGGCTGATTGCTCGGAAGTAGCTGTCATTTGTTCTGATGAGGACGCCATTTGTTCTGATGAACGACTAATCTCATTTATAATGTTTCTAAGATTATCGGTGATACTTTGCAGTGCCTTTGATAGTCCTCCAATCTCATCTTTTTTATTAAGTAGATCGGTTGGAACGTTCTGTGTAATATCTAAATCAGCTATTTTTTTAGAGTGTTTTGTAATTGCAATAATGGGTTTTGCAATAGCGTTACCTACCAGATAGGCAGAAGCTATACTTATCAGCAGAATAATAAGTGTGATGACCAAAGTATCTCTGCGAAGATTTGAAAGTGCTCCTAGTACCTCTTGTCTATCAGCTGTAATCACTAAAGACCAGTTTGTATTTGCAATAGGTGCATAGCCCGCATATAAATGATCGCCATTATAAAAATACTCTCCAATACCAGTTTTTTCCTCAAGGACTTTAGTTACTAAGGCTGCCAGCGACTTAACTGTCTCATCTTCCTTAACTTGTTCAATCGCATTAAATCGTTCAGATACTAAATCTCTATTAGAATGTCCTACAACTGTCCCAGTGCTATCAAGAATATACCCATATCCCTCTTCACCAAAACCTATCGTATCAGAAATAATACTCAGTGCATTACCATCTCTGCGGCCTATTAAAGCTGCCACTACCTTTCCTTGTTTTTGAATAGGTGCCGCATACATTAATACCAGTTCATTTGTAACGCCGCTAATTATTAACTCGGATGTATTTACCTCACCCGCAAGTGCCTTTTTAACATATTCTCGATCCCCTAAATCTTTGGTTGACCCATCATTGTAATAAGCCATCCCATCAGGATGAACAACCGCAAGCGCTAAGAAATCCGTTCGCTCTACCTGTTTTTCTAGTTCAGCGCGTTGGATCTCCCAATTCATGCTTTCAATCGCATCAGTACTTGCAAGCATCTGCAACACATGCTTTTGCGTTTCAACCCTACTTTCAACAAATCGTGCCCCTTCATAAGCTAGTGCTTGTAGTCCTTTTTCTGCTTCATTACGAACACCCTGACTAGCATTTTGTAATGTGGAGATTCCAAGGGCTATACATACCATACCGACCAAAGTTGAAAAGCCAACAATTAATTTTGTTTTAATGCTCTTTGTTCTATCATTTTTCACCTTAATATTCTTTGTTTTAATCTTTTTCATTTTTATCCTCCTTTTTATTTATACTCTATTTATCCGCAATTAAAACAGTTAATTATGCTATTAATTTGAACACCAAATAAGCCCTCTTAACCCTGATATATGAATAAATTATCTATGGATAAAGAATAGCTTGGTTTAATTATATCGTTAAAAATGTATCATAGCAACAAATACTTAGGTATATTTTATCATTTTCGTGTATATTGTGTAATATTTTGACAATTATTGCAAAACTATTAGTTTAAATTTAGTCTCTTATTTATTTATAATGTAAAAAGCTACTTCTCCTTATCTAAAGAGAAATAGCTTTTGCATCATTTATTGTATTGATTCACCGTTACCTTTTCATTTTTATAATTTAAATCTGCCAATTATAGTCTGCATGTTTTGTGCAAGATCTGCAAGTCCTTCGCTGGCACTAGCTATCTCTTCCATAGAAGCTGTCTGTTCTTCTATCGATGCAGATACTTCTTGAGTTGACACAGAATTCTCTTCGGCAATAGCCGATAGGCTCTGGAGTGTATTTAGAATTTCATCTTTCATTTTCTCCATCTCCTGTCCGGAAACATTAAGCTTTTCTACTGCTTGTTCTGCAACTTGTATCGCATTAGCTATTGTAATATATTTGTCTTTACTGCTAGCTGCTCGGCTTTGCTGATCCTTTAAAATAACCGCAACCTTCTCCATAATTTCAACAGATGCATTGGAATTGCCTTGAAGCTCTCGTACAACTGCATCGATTGTTTTTGTAGAGGCTGTAGACTGCTCTGCTAACTTTCTAATCTCTTCTGCAACTACTGCGAAGCCTCTGCCGGCTTCCCCCGCTCTGGCTGCTTCAATCGCAGCATTTAAAGCTAGTAAGTTTGTCTGATCTGCAATAAAGCCAATCACAG
Protein-coding sequences here:
- a CDS encoding BMP family protein, whose product is MKKGLVKKAGLLLSMVMMMGALAGCASTPVKEEAPKVAEAAAPAVETPAEESTSPKRVALIMEGPISDMSWNATAYKGIKKIEEMGAEISYQENVPVSSLADSIRTYATEGYDVIFLATNSYKDVTLEVSKDFPETQFVIINGGVAVDNVISIQIADEEQGFMMGAIAAVATKSKQVGFVGGLEITPIINGSKGFEQGAGYVDPSVKVNIAVTGSMDDVNKAKETAKAMIEAGVDAIAPMANQSGLGVLEAAEEGKVKAIASGLGQAEMAPGALIVEVVKDTSIAYESAYQAYLDGKFGTEVIKMGAAQGVIYLAGWLPGAEGLLDEDRAKIEDVYKELAAGNISIALK
- a CDS encoding methyl-accepting chemotaxis protein, giving the protein MKKIKTKNIKVKNDRTKSIKTKLIVGFSTLVGMVCIALGISTLQNASQGVRNEAEKGLQALAYEGARFVESRVETQKHVLQMLASTDAIESMNWEIQRAELEKQVERTDFLALAVVHPDGMAYYNDGSTKDLGDREYVKKALAGEVNTSELIISGVTNELVLMYAAPIQKQGKVVAALIGRRDGNALSIISDTIGFGEEGYGYILDSTGTVVGHSNRDLVSERFNAIEQVKEDETVKSLAALVTKVLEEKTGIGEYFYNGDHLYAGYAPIANTNWSLVITADRQEVLGALSNLRRDTLVITLIILLISIASAYLVGNAIAKPIIAITKHSKKIADLDITQNVPTDLLNKKDEIGGLSKALQSITDNLRNIINEISRSSEQMASSSEQMTATSEQSAHAAEQVSKAVEEIARGASEQAQNTEEGASKAMKLGEAIETDLTYIQNLSSASQKVGEAIDEGLGEIEKLAKISGESREATHKVQQGIIKTNDSVNKIGEASTVIGFIADQTNLLALNAAIEAARAGEAGRGFAVVAEEIRKLAEQSTISTKAIDEVVRELQNNSKASVEIMENVSVILNEQQDRVENSKNKYMSISEAIQASEQLVKKLNNSSKQMDKMKDEILSTIQNLSAIAEENSVSTQEVSASVEEQTASMEEIASASEGLADLAQNMQTIISRFKL